From Halorubrum salinarum, the proteins below share one genomic window:
- a CDS encoding PPOX class F420-dependent oxidoreductase, whose translation MIPESHVDILEAESYAHFATVGPDGLPHVTPVWVDHEDREYVLVNTARGRRKERNVRHNPKVGVSVLDPDDPYRYVSVRGEAELTEEGARDHIDELARRYFGVDEYPHHDEEEGARVIVKIPAENVATSG comes from the coding sequence GTGATCCCCGAGTCCCACGTCGACATCCTCGAAGCCGAGTCGTACGCGCACTTCGCGACCGTCGGGCCCGACGGCCTCCCCCACGTCACGCCGGTGTGGGTCGACCACGAGGACCGCGAGTACGTCCTCGTGAACACCGCCCGCGGGCGACGCAAGGAGCGGAACGTCCGCCACAACCCGAAGGTCGGCGTCAGCGTGCTCGACCCCGACGACCCGTACCGCTACGTCTCCGTCCGCGGCGAGGCCGAACTGACGGAGGAGGGGGCGCGCGACCACATCGACGAGCTCGCCCGCCGGTACTTCGGCGTCGACGAGTATCCGCACCACGACGAGGAGGAGGGCGCCCGCGTGATCGTGAAGATCCCCGCCGAGAACGTCGCCACGAGCGGGTGA
- a CDS encoding MarR family transcriptional regulator, whose amino-acid sequence MSTSPAETADQDRLSESEYRDRLRELPPSAKLVAKVLEGDAPLSQGGLAEESLLPDRTVRYALNRLEEEGLVDSRYSFKDARKQVYYLTI is encoded by the coding sequence ATGAGTACCAGTCCCGCGGAGACCGCTGACCAGGACCGCCTGTCGGAGAGCGAGTATCGCGACCGCCTGCGCGAGCTTCCCCCGAGCGCGAAGCTCGTCGCGAAGGTACTGGAGGGGGACGCGCCCCTCTCGCAGGGCGGCCTCGCCGAGGAGTCGCTGCTGCCCGACCGCACCGTCCGCTACGCGCTCAACCGCCTCGAGGAGGAGGGCCTCGTCGACTCGCGGTACAGCTTCAAGGACGCGCGCAAGCAGGTGTACTACCTGACGATCTGA